A portion of the Sphaerochaeta pleomorpha str. Grapes genome contains these proteins:
- a CDS encoding DNA topoisomerase IV subunit A: MAQAQSVFKQNFLEYASYVIKERAIPDLMDGFKPVQRRIIHSLFEMDDGKFHKVANVVGWSMRYHPHGDASIYEALVNLANCDLFIERQGNFGNFMTGDSAAAARYIECRLLPFAKKVLYNPELTEFVDSYDGRNKEPVFFPAKIPVVLIQGVTGIAVGMSTILLPHNALEVLDAMAACLKGESFILYPDFPGGGIVDVKDYQNGRGTVSIRAKLNTSDPKKIIIEELPYGTTSEMMIHSVEDAAKKGKLKISSINDYTSDRVNIEINLARNTYAEDIIDALYAYTVCETKISVNPLVIRDNLPTIMGISEILEFHSHHLIEVLKAELELEKGHLIDRLHARTLERIFIEERIYKRIEQKKSADEVNKAVVSGFKPFSEQLFRPIDDEDVERLLKIPIRRISLFDIEKNREEIEGINSQLHEIEKKLANLVAYALDYIQELKKMLGTELHKRKTKVNSFETIAIKEVAERNLSVKYDPSNGYLGYGVKTGSQMLEVSTFDRVLVIRKDGTYQVIDAPEKEFVGKGLLFCGYADKSELAKVTFTLLYQEKTYKYLFLKRCQISSYTLKKVYPLVPEGNYKLVKLSTLPNAELTVTYKPKPGLRILEEKFYFSDYLTKGVKANGVRIVVKDIATIRLRGVKEIVHENKSEPTLFDEEKE, encoded by the coding sequence ATGGCACAGGCACAATCGGTTTTCAAACAAAATTTTCTTGAATATGCTTCCTATGTTATCAAAGAAAGGGCAATACCTGACTTGATGGACGGCTTCAAACCTGTCCAGCGGAGAATCATACATTCCCTGTTTGAGATGGATGATGGAAAATTCCACAAGGTAGCCAACGTAGTGGGGTGGTCCATGCGTTATCATCCCCATGGCGATGCTTCAATCTATGAGGCTTTGGTAAACCTTGCCAACTGTGATTTGTTCATCGAACGACAGGGAAACTTCGGAAACTTCATGACCGGGGACAGTGCCGCTGCCGCCAGGTATATCGAATGTCGTCTCTTGCCTTTTGCGAAGAAAGTTCTCTATAACCCCGAACTGACTGAGTTTGTCGATTCTTATGACGGAAGAAACAAGGAACCGGTTTTTTTCCCGGCAAAGATTCCTGTAGTCCTTATCCAGGGCGTTACCGGTATTGCCGTAGGGATGAGTACCATTCTTCTTCCCCATAATGCGCTTGAGGTTCTCGATGCCATGGCTGCATGTCTGAAAGGCGAAAGTTTTATCCTGTATCCCGATTTTCCCGGGGGTGGTATCGTCGATGTGAAAGATTACCAGAATGGCAGGGGTACTGTATCGATCAGGGCAAAGCTGAACACTTCCGACCCGAAGAAGATCATTATCGAGGAACTGCCCTATGGGACTACCAGTGAGATGATGATCCATTCAGTTGAGGATGCGGCAAAGAAAGGCAAGTTGAAGATCAGTTCGATCAACGACTATACATCTGACAGGGTCAATATCGAGATTAATCTTGCACGCAATACGTATGCAGAGGATATTATCGATGCCCTCTATGCCTATACGGTCTGCGAGACGAAAATCTCGGTAAACCCTCTGGTAATCCGCGACAATCTCCCGACGATCATGGGAATATCAGAAATCCTCGAGTTCCATTCCCATCATCTGATTGAAGTATTGAAAGCTGAGCTTGAACTGGAAAAAGGACACCTTATCGACAGGCTCCATGCTCGGACATTGGAACGCATTTTCATAGAAGAACGGATTTATAAGCGGATTGAACAGAAAAAGAGTGCCGACGAAGTCAATAAAGCTGTCGTCTCTGGGTTCAAACCTTTCTCCGAACAGCTTTTCAGGCCTATCGATGACGAGGATGTCGAGCGGTTGCTCAAAATTCCCATACGGCGGATAAGCTTATTCGATATTGAGAAAAACCGTGAGGAAATCGAGGGTATAAACAGCCAGTTACACGAAATCGAGAAAAAACTCGCCAATCTTGTCGCGTATGCCTTGGATTATATCCAGGAACTCAAGAAAATGCTGGGAACCGAACTCCATAAAAGGAAAACCAAGGTAAACAGTTTCGAGACTATCGCCATCAAGGAAGTTGCCGAACGGAACCTTTCGGTCAAATATGACCCTTCAAACGGATATCTGGGATATGGGGTTAAGACGGGAAGCCAGATGCTGGAAGTCAGTACATTCGACCGGGTACTGGTTATCCGTAAAGATGGAACCTACCAGGTCATTGATGCCCCGGAGAAAGAATTTGTAGGAAAAGGCTTGCTGTTTTGCGGCTATGCTGACAAAAGTGAGCTTGCAAAAGTTACCTTTACGCTACTCTACCAGGAAAAAACCTATAAATATCTCTTTTTGAAGCGATGCCAGATAAGTTCCTATACGCTGAAGAAGGTATATCCGTTGGTTCCCGAGGGAAACTACAAGCTGGTCAAGCTCTCTACGCTTCCGAATGCAGAGCTGACAGTTACCTACAAACCAAAGCCCGGGTTGAGGATCCTTGAAGAGAAATTCTACTTTTCCGATTACCTGACCAAGGGTGTCAAAGCCAATGGGGTCCGAATCGTTGTCAAGGATATTGCCACGATCCGCCTCAGGGGAGTGAAGGAAATTGTGCATGAGAATAAGAGCGAACCGACGTTGTTCGATGAGGAGAAAGAATAA
- a CDS encoding lysoplasmalogenase family protein, whose translation MNNLLCIYLILCTLHLTFLSEGLPRLSHTTKLLLMPALLAYFLSLQTEGGISTLLVTLALLLGTIGDAFLLNNHKGKLFFAGMGSFFLGHICYGTYLALHYKSGVYLLVAALFLLYPLFRIIKSLQVPPYGVCLGIYATILAVLIALSAGSGSLFCTLGAIAFSFSDYFIAKDTIGEKTYSPTAVMGTYTLAQLLLILGILSIQGVW comes from the coding sequence ATGAATAATCTACTGTGTATCTATCTCATCCTGTGCACCCTCCATTTGACATTCCTGAGCGAAGGATTGCCTAGATTATCCCATACTACCAAACTATTGCTCATGCCAGCCCTGCTCGCCTATTTCCTTTCCCTCCAGACAGAGGGTGGAATTTCAACCCTTTTGGTAACGCTTGCCCTTCTTTTAGGAACCATAGGCGATGCCTTCTTGCTCAACAACCACAAGGGGAAACTCTTTTTTGCAGGAATGGGCAGTTTTTTCCTTGGTCATATCTGTTATGGTACCTATCTGGCCCTACACTACAAAAGCGGCGTCTACCTCTTGGTGGCTGCACTGTTTTTACTCTATCCCTTGTTTCGTATCATCAAGAGCCTCCAAGTACCTCCCTATGGCGTGTGTCTGGGAATTTATGCTACCATACTTGCAGTACTCATTGCCTTGAGCGCAGGAAGCGGTTCACTTTTTTGTACCCTTGGAGCCATTGCCTTTTCTTTTTCCGATTATTTCATAGCAAAGGACACCATTGGGGAAAAAACCTATAGTCCGACTGCAGTAATGGGAACCTATACGTTGGCACAGCTGCTTTTAATCCTAGGGATTCTATCAATACAGGGGGTATGGTGA
- the corA gene encoding magnesium/cobalt transporter CorA, which yields MPEWKKFTSVHKQKEGLSPGTLVYVGDTESEETVVVTHFFNENDYICSKGMEEPVEGKRTWVQISGLSDIRTIAEIGKRYNISNLSLEDALSTDQRPKIEFASTYFFITMRILDTPDKTEEQISFFVGKDWLVSISEHTSDVLNPVIKQLGSEDNRLRSSTPDRLVHALTDRIADQYLVRADELDMQTEALEELVVNQAEKVTASMIHRHKRAILHLRRISMPLKELFNTLSKGETPFVSASSVPFFRDTFDHVLWLSEECETLRDTSQGLMEVYISSLDMKMNRIMKVLTIISTIFIPITFITGMYGMNFIHMPYITKTAWGFSFVIGFCIVLSIWMIFWFKKKKWW from the coding sequence ATGCCAGAATGGAAAAAATTTACCTCGGTCCATAAACAGAAAGAAGGATTGAGCCCGGGAACCCTTGTGTATGTAGGAGATACGGAAAGCGAAGAAACTGTCGTCGTAACCCATTTCTTCAATGAAAACGACTATATATGCAGCAAGGGCATGGAAGAACCGGTTGAGGGAAAACGAACCTGGGTCCAGATATCAGGACTATCCGATATCAGGACCATTGCAGAGATTGGCAAACGGTATAATATCTCCAACCTTAGCCTTGAAGATGCCCTCTCTACCGACCAGCGGCCGAAAATCGAATTTGCCAGTACCTATTTCTTCATTACCATGAGGATCCTCGACACTCCGGACAAAACAGAAGAGCAAATAAGTTTCTTTGTAGGCAAGGACTGGCTTGTTTCGATAAGCGAACATACAAGCGATGTATTAAACCCTGTCATAAAGCAACTGGGTAGTGAAGACAACCGACTGAGAAGCAGTACACCAGACAGGCTTGTCCATGCGCTCACAGACAGGATAGCAGACCAATATTTGGTCAGGGCAGATGAACTGGATATGCAAACCGAAGCCTTGGAAGAACTGGTAGTAAACCAAGCTGAAAAAGTGACGGCTTCCATGATTCACAGGCACAAAAGGGCCATTCTCCACCTCAGGAGAATTTCCATGCCTCTTAAGGAGCTTTTCAACACCCTGTCAAAAGGGGAAACGCCTTTTGTCAGTGCATCTTCCGTTCCCTTCTTCCGGGATACATTTGACCATGTGCTTTGGCTCTCCGAGGAATGTGAGACACTGAGGGATACCAGCCAAGGACTCATGGAAGTCTATATCTCTAGCTTGGATATGAAAATGAATAGGATTATGAAAGTGCTTACAATCATATCGACCATATTCATACCGATTACCTTTATTACCGGTATGTATGGGATGAACTTCATCCATATGCCCTATATAACAAAAACAGCCTGGGGATTCTCCTTTGTCATAGGTTTTTGCATAGTGCTCTCTATCTGGATGATTTTCTGGTTTAAAAAGAAAAAATGGTGGTAA
- a CDS encoding RluA family pseudouridine synthase encodes MGIQERILFEDNHLLVLNKLCGELVQGDATGDQTLADKAKQYLRDTYHKEGNVYLGIPHRLDRPTSGIVVYAKTEKALVRLNEMFKGSAVKKIYWAIVDKVPPQDEGTLVHYLIRDPKPNKSIATPVERKGSKLAKLDYRLIASSKTYFLLEIQLHTGRHHQIRAQLAAIGLHIKGDLKYGASRSNPDGGICLHARKISFLHPVKKTEVEIVADPQHDNLWDAFLQQVER; translated from the coding sequence ATGGGCATACAAGAGAGGATTCTCTTTGAGGACAATCACCTGCTGGTTTTGAATAAACTTTGCGGAGAGTTGGTCCAAGGGGATGCTACAGGAGACCAGACCCTTGCTGACAAAGCCAAGCAATACCTGAGGGATACCTATCACAAGGAAGGGAATGTCTATCTGGGGATTCCTCATCGCCTTGACCGTCCAACCAGCGGTATTGTCGTATATGCAAAGACAGAAAAGGCCCTTGTCCGGCTCAATGAAATGTTCAAAGGTAGTGCAGTTAAGAAAATCTACTGGGCTATAGTCGATAAGGTTCCCCCACAGGATGAAGGGACACTTGTCCATTATCTCATACGGGACCCCAAGCCGAACAAGAGCATTGCCACTCCCGTCGAAAGGAAAGGTAGTAAGCTTGCAAAGCTGGACTACCGGTTGATTGCTTCTTCCAAGACCTATTTCCTTTTGGAAATCCAATTGCATACAGGGCGCCACCATCAGATAAGGGCGCAGTTGGCAGCAATTGGCCTGCATATCAAGGGTGACTTGAAATATGGGGCATCGAGAAGCAATCCTGACGGGGGAATCTGCCTGCATGCAAGAAAGATTTCTTTTTTACATCCGGTGAAGAAAACAGAAGTAGAGATTGTTGCCGACCCGCAGCATGACAACCTTTGGGATGCTTTTTTGCAGCAGGTCGAGCGTTAG
- a CDS encoding GNAT family N-acetyltransferase has translation MQETTYTIRLLQDGEEPELLALMRATFEPSMEKIFYIHPASTLVAEYDGQLVAGINLDIYPVNKNTKMGYIGWLYTASSHRGNGLAGKLIEQALPFLKEQGCTDVCACVEGDNPSSFKQLVRQGFSILSLKEQVQLFRFGILKVYRHASRFFDMGYFLYHYCLADPSETLSEQTPAKAFALTLLGNTVLWVVCLKGWNLLHLVGMFTGNPQWASGLTEGFNGPLVGGLPVVLLLVPPLFLIIRTLAMELSAKIQKIDLVYKGWDTAWITAFLSSFLIGFPFPVPGNLYIEGNDWDTKTMQPKLTMLARTSQLAIGIGCLFFADSFALRYPLTLLALDTLFFFYPFCGFNARRLHFGGPATKTSSLALLLAVSLFVLL, from the coding sequence ATGCAAGAAACTACCTATACAATTCGCCTTCTTCAAGACGGAGAGGAACCTGAGCTTTTAGCTCTCATGAGAGCTACTTTCGAACCAAGCATGGAAAAAATCTTCTATATCCATCCAGCATCGACGCTCGTTGCAGAATACGATGGCCAGCTTGTTGCCGGAATAAACCTTGATATCTACCCTGTAAACAAAAATACAAAGATGGGATATATAGGTTGGCTCTACACAGCTAGCAGTCATAGGGGAAACGGCCTTGCAGGGAAACTGATCGAGCAGGCACTTCCCTTCCTCAAGGAACAGGGTTGCACCGATGTGTGTGCCTGCGTTGAGGGTGACAACCCCTCATCCTTCAAACAGCTCGTCAGACAAGGGTTCTCCATCCTATCGTTGAAAGAGCAGGTACAGCTGTTTCGTTTTGGCATCCTGAAAGTCTACAGACATGCCTCGCGTTTCTTTGACATGGGTTATTTCCTCTATCATTACTGCCTTGCAGATCCCAGTGAAACACTCTCGGAACAAACCCCTGCAAAAGCCTTTGCCCTGACCCTGCTTGGCAATACAGTCCTATGGGTAGTTTGTCTCAAAGGATGGAATCTCTTACATCTGGTTGGAATGTTTACAGGGAATCCCCAGTGGGCAAGTGGACTTACCGAAGGTTTCAATGGGCCACTGGTGGGAGGACTTCCCGTTGTACTCCTCCTTGTCCCCCCTCTGTTTCTGATAATCAGAACCCTGGCAATGGAATTAAGTGCGAAAATCCAAAAGATAGACCTGGTTTACAAGGGATGGGACACCGCTTGGATAACAGCCTTTCTATCCTCTTTCCTGATTGGTTTTCCCTTTCCTGTACCGGGGAACCTGTATATCGAGGGAAATGACTGGGATACGAAAACCATGCAACCTAAACTTACTATGCTAGCTCGTACTTCCCAGCTGGCCATTGGGATCGGGTGTCTGTTTTTTGCAGATAGTTTTGCCTTACGGTATCCTCTCACTTTGCTTGCTCTCGATACGTTGTTTTTCTTCTACCCGTTCTGTGGGTTCAATGCCCGGAGGCTTCATTTCGGCGGGCCTGCAACCAAGACAAGCTCTTTGGCTTTACTACTTGCCGTTTCGCTCTTTGTATTGCTATAA
- a CDS encoding DNA topoisomerase IV subunit B: MAQSTYDESKIQTLSALEHIRKRPGMYIGRLGNGTHVDDGIYILLKEVIDNSVDEFIMGFGSKVFVKVKDNTVTVRDYGRGIPLGKVVDCVSIINTGAKYSDDVFQFSVGLNGVGTKAVNALSSSFTVTAYREGKFSSASFSKGFLVSQDTGTCPEPDGTMVSFVPDKELFGDYAFNEDFIISRIWGYAYLNTGLSIDFNNKVYKSAHGLLDLLDKEVGSESLYTIIHSRSKQIEFAFTHLPGSYGENYFSYVNGQHTNDGGTHQSAFKEGILKGINEYFKKNWAPQDVRDGIVGAIAIKVKDPVFESQTKNKLSNTEIRSWIVSEVKDAIIDFLLKNPEDANKLNQKVINNETLRKELNEVKKGARESAKKVSLNIPKLKDCKYHLGQSTSHQDECERSVIFLTEGDSASGTITKTRDVMTQAVFSLRGKILNVFGKKRTEIYKNAELYNMMVALGIENGVEGLRYGKVIIATDADNDGFHIRNLLMTYFLTYFEDLVLAGRLYILETPLFRVRNKQQTVYCYSEKQRDNAIAQIRNSEVTRFKGLGEIDPKEFGQFIGEEIRLVPVSIPGMNEMHKTLEFYMGNNTPQRRDFIMENLI; this comes from the coding sequence ATGGCACAATCTACCTACGACGAATCAAAAATCCAAACCCTAAGTGCGTTGGAACATATTCGAAAACGTCCTGGCATGTATATCGGCCGTTTAGGCAACGGTACCCATGTCGATGACGGCATATATATTCTCCTCAAGGAAGTCATCGACAACAGTGTCGACGAATTTATCATGGGGTTTGGAAGCAAGGTCTTTGTAAAAGTCAAAGACAATACAGTTACTGTTCGAGACTATGGAAGAGGCATCCCCCTTGGAAAAGTCGTCGACTGTGTATCGATTATCAACACTGGGGCAAAATACAGCGATGATGTGTTCCAGTTTTCCGTTGGCCTCAACGGGGTAGGGACGAAAGCGGTAAATGCACTTTCCTCTTCCTTTACCGTTACGGCTTATCGGGAAGGAAAATTTTCCTCGGCTTCCTTTAGCAAAGGTTTCTTGGTAAGCCAAGATACGGGGACATGTCCTGAACCCGATGGAACCATGGTAAGTTTTGTCCCTGACAAGGAGTTGTTCGGTGACTATGCCTTCAATGAGGATTTTATCATTTCCCGGATATGGGGGTATGCATACCTGAATACGGGGCTTTCCATCGATTTCAATAACAAAGTGTATAAATCAGCCCATGGTTTGCTTGATTTACTCGACAAGGAAGTGGGGAGTGAATCGCTGTATACGATTATCCACAGCCGCTCAAAGCAGATTGAGTTTGCCTTTACCCATCTTCCCGGTTCCTATGGGGAAAACTATTTTTCGTACGTGAATGGGCAGCATACCAATGATGGGGGGACTCATCAGAGTGCTTTCAAAGAAGGTATACTCAAGGGGATAAACGAGTATTTCAAGAAAAACTGGGCTCCCCAGGATGTACGCGATGGAATAGTGGGGGCCATTGCCATCAAGGTAAAGGATCCCGTCTTCGAATCGCAGACAAAAAACAAGCTGAGTAATACCGAGATACGGTCCTGGATAGTAAGTGAGGTCAAGGATGCGATCATTGATTTCTTATTGAAGAATCCTGAGGACGCCAACAAACTCAACCAGAAAGTCATCAATAATGAGACGCTTCGCAAAGAGCTCAACGAAGTGAAAAAAGGGGCAAGGGAATCGGCAAAGAAAGTATCTCTGAACATTCCTAAGCTCAAGGATTGCAAATACCATCTCGGACAGAGTACCTCCCATCAGGATGAATGCGAACGTTCGGTAATCTTTCTCACCGAAGGGGACTCTGCCTCTGGAACCATAACGAAAACCCGTGATGTCATGACGCAGGCGGTGTTCAGCCTGAGAGGCAAGATTCTCAACGTATTTGGTAAGAAACGGACTGAAATCTACAAGAATGCCGAGCTGTATAACATGATGGTTGCCTTAGGGATCGAGAATGGGGTCGAGGGGCTCCGCTATGGGAAAGTTATCATTGCAACCGATGCCGATAACGACGGATTTCATATCCGTAACCTATTGATGACCTATTTTTTAACCTATTTCGAGGACCTTGTCCTTGCCGGCCGGTTGTATATCCTCGAGACCCCATTATTCAGGGTGCGGAATAAGCAACAGACAGTGTATTGCTATTCGGAAAAGCAACGCGACAATGCGATTGCACAGATCCGTAACAGCGAGGTGACCAGGTTCAAGGGCCTCGGAGAGATCGACCCCAAGGAGTTCGGTCAGTTCATAGGCGAAGAAATCCGACTTGTCCCGGTATCTATCCCTGGAATGAACGAAATGCACAAGACCCTTGAGTTCTACATGGGCAACAATACACCCCAGCGGAGAGACTTTATCATGGAGAACTTAATCTGA
- a CDS encoding GNAT family N-acetyltransferase, translated as MVVTANLEGVSLKVLTEAFNAAFGDYHFSQQMSEQQLNENLTRNGYEPNASTGLFDDAKLIGFVLNGIRDNQAYDCGTAIIPAFRGKGYSHLLIEKTLESLHQNYIDSWILEVLSENTRAKELYMKKGFLLLRKFNCYSLTQKLGPPDGSVTLSLENPSLLEKKTDCSPSWQNSNDSVRAGLIGVWSIQSQGEKAGYLCFSKKTGSIAQLFIYPSFRNKGIANEAIKYAQTLSQTKTLKYINIDAAYTPLNRFLTKTGFTLLTTQEELIMDFSGKKE; from the coding sequence ATGGTGGTAACGGCAAATCTCGAGGGAGTTTCCCTCAAAGTCCTCACCGAGGCCTTCAACGCAGCCTTTGGCGATTACCATTTCTCGCAGCAGATGAGTGAACAGCAACTCAACGAGAACCTCACGCGCAACGGGTACGAACCAAACGCCTCGACTGGTCTCTTTGACGATGCAAAACTTATCGGATTCGTGCTAAACGGAATCAGGGACAACCAAGCCTATGACTGTGGGACAGCAATTATCCCCGCTTTCCGAGGTAAGGGATATTCCCACCTGCTCATAGAAAAAACCCTTGAATCATTGCATCAAAACTATATCGATTCCTGGATTTTGGAAGTCCTTAGCGAGAACACACGGGCAAAAGAGCTCTATATGAAAAAAGGCTTCCTCTTGCTGCGAAAATTCAATTGCTATTCACTTACCCAGAAGCTAGGGCCCCCAGATGGTTCTGTTACCCTTTCACTTGAAAACCCATCCCTGCTCGAAAAGAAGACGGATTGCAGCCCAAGCTGGCAAAACAGCAACGATTCGGTACGGGCAGGACTGATCGGAGTTTGGTCAATTCAATCACAAGGGGAAAAGGCTGGCTATCTTTGTTTCTCCAAAAAAACTGGTTCGATAGCCCAATTATTCATATACCCTAGCTTTAGAAACAAAGGAATAGCGAATGAGGCTATCAAATATGCCCAAACATTGTCCCAAACCAAAACCTTGAAGTACATCAACATCGATGCAGCGTACACTCCATTGAACCGATTCCTCACAAAAACAGGGTTTACCCTTCTCACGACCCAGGAGGAACTCATCATGGATTTTAGCGGCAAAAAGGAATAG
- a CDS encoding hemolysin family protein translates to MNTQLIAICILLVLSAVFSATETAFTSLSYIQQKTLENKRSRSARMAYKLCQKSDVLITTVLVGNNVVNISVSSLVTTYALRVFGNNTVGYATGLLTLVILIFGEITPKQIALNHNMKIATFMAYPIRFLTLALFPVIWLLRILSKGITHLFAKNTEPRITAEGVMHMVDAAEDFGVVDEYESGLMQRAIHFSAMQVKTIMTHRTDVFCINDEMSIRQAFPLIVESGFSRTPIYHGNSEDITGILLIRDILRAQIEGNLDERVITIARKPAFVPEQMHLDDVFFLFKRDKLQQAIVLDEYGGFSGVVTMEDVAEQLFGELYDEHESRFPERIVESEQTPGTYRVMADTPFMQLIDELSLHYAPNGKTSTVASYLMDLTGDIPQEGDILQSPLGTFRIITMKGNRMEEVEFSPTVDDGTL, encoded by the coding sequence ATGAACACACAATTGATAGCAATATGTATTTTGTTGGTTTTGTCTGCAGTCTTTTCTGCCACAGAAACCGCATTCACCTCGCTTTCCTATATTCAACAGAAAACCCTGGAAAACAAAAGAAGCCGTAGCGCGAGAATGGCCTACAAACTATGCCAGAAAAGCGATGTTCTCATTACCACAGTCCTCGTGGGGAACAATGTGGTAAATATCAGCGTATCCTCGCTGGTAACCACTTACGCATTAAGGGTGTTCGGGAATAATACGGTAGGGTATGCAACAGGCCTTTTGACCCTCGTTATCCTTATATTCGGGGAAATCACTCCAAAACAGATTGCCTTGAACCATAACATGAAAATTGCGACCTTCATGGCCTATCCCATCAGATTTCTCACCCTGGCCCTTTTTCCTGTCATATGGCTGCTGAGAATTTTATCCAAGGGAATCACTCACCTCTTTGCAAAAAATACAGAACCTAGGATTACTGCCGAAGGCGTAATGCATATGGTCGATGCGGCAGAGGATTTCGGGGTTGTCGATGAATATGAATCAGGGCTCATGCAAAGGGCCATCCATTTCAGCGCGATGCAGGTCAAAACAATCATGACCCATAGGACCGATGTATTCTGCATCAACGACGAAATGAGCATAAGGCAGGCCTTTCCGCTAATCGTGGAAAGCGGCTTTTCGCGTACCCCAATCTATCATGGCAATAGCGAGGATATCACCGGTATCCTTTTGATACGGGATATTCTCAGGGCACAGATTGAAGGAAACCTCGACGAGCGTGTTATAACAATTGCGAGAAAACCCGCATTTGTCCCAGAACAGATGCATCTTGATGATGTGTTTTTCCTTTTCAAGAGAGACAAACTCCAGCAGGCAATCGTATTGGATGAATATGGCGGATTCAGTGGGGTAGTTACCATGGAAGATGTCGCAGAACAACTGTTCGGGGAGCTGTATGACGAACATGAAAGCAGGTTCCCTGAAAGGATTGTCGAGAGTGAGCAGACTCCTGGGACCTATAGGGTCATGGCCGACACTCCCTTTATGCAGCTTATCGATGAACTTTCGCTCCATTATGCCCCCAACGGAAAAACAAGTACCGTCGCGTCGTATCTGATGGATCTCACCGGAGACATTCCCCAGGAAGGCGATATTTTACAATCGCCGTTAGGAACCTTCAGGATCATAACCATGAAGGGAAACAGGATGGAAGAGGTTGAGTTTTCCCCGACGGTAGACGACGGAACACTGTAG